GCCTTGGCCCGCGTTGGTGGAGAAGTGCTATCGGACCCTCGACCGTGACCGAGTGGAGTTCCACGACACCACGGGAAGGTGCTCGGTCGCCTCAGCGGATGCCGCGACCGTGGGACTTGGGTTCTGCGTGCTGGCGGCCCCTGAGATTGCCGTGGGCGCCGTGATCGCGCTTGGCGTGGTGGTGGTCGGTGTCGCCATCAAGGAAGCGATTGATGCCTATGAGTTCCGCCATGCCTCCCCTGAGGAAGCAGGAGCCTCACGAGGAACGAAGGTGGCCTCCCGGGAAACCGAAGCGCAACGCAAGCCCAGGCTGAAGCCCGAGCCAGGGGGGCAGGACTGGCAGCCCCCGGTGCCGCCCGTGCCCGTGGGCCGGACGGGACGCGCCAGCTGTGAACCTGTTCCGGTGCCCCATGCGGGCGAGGACGACCCACATAATGAATGTGCCGACAAGTTCCCACCCAACCGTTACCCCGGGATGGACGTGCTCGTTGGCGGAGTGCGCTTCGATGCGCTGCAAGTTGGCGTGCGCAAGCTGTGGGAGATCAAGACCCATCGATTCGACACGTACCCTGGCTTCATCCGGCGGCGGGAGATTGAGAGGGAGTTGGAGCAAATACAAAAGGAGCGAGCTGCTGCTGCGGCATGTGGATATGACTTCGTCATTGGGGTGAGCACCCAGGAGCACAAGGACGCGCTTATCGAAGTGGACTTCTCTCTGGATGTCGTCGTCACGGGGTGCGAACGATGACCAGGCGTAAAGCCCTCTCCCTCATTGTTTATGCGCCTCCGCTTGTCAGCAGGGATGGCCGCACGCTCGCCGTCGTCCATGGGATGGAGAAGGCGCTTCCCGGCCTGCGACTGGAGTGGGAAGTCGGCAAGGGAGTGCGACCCACCGTATTGTCGCAGCGCGACGCATGGCTCGCGGAAAGGACGCAGGACGGGAGATTCCCTCTGCTGTGCAACGGGGACGCGCGTTACCCCGTGACGGTGAACGGGAGGGGAAGACCTGGACTCCTCAGCCCAGGCGGTCAGTCCCTGTCTGAAGTGCATGCGGAACTGCCACTGGATGAGGCCGTGCTCGCGGCAGCGGCGGCTTTGCTTGAGGGCATGTCTGAGGGGGCGTGCTCGTTCTGGGGACATGCGTCGCCGTATGGCTACGGTTCGGAAGTCGCGCCGCAGTTTCGCCGATCGCCTCATGGGCCCGAGTTGGCACCCCGTGGGCTTCCCATGATCAGCCTGCCAGAAAAGCTCACCGCGCCTGAGATCCCCTGGTTCCTCGGGTGGCTGAACTATTGGTCTGCCGCTGCCGCGCGGGCCATCGGGTTCCCGGAACCGACCCGTGACGCCGAACTGCTTTCACGGGCTCGGCGCACGGCATCGGGCGGCTGGATCGTGCAGCTCACCGATGCGCCGCTCGACCTGGACAACCCCGCCCACCTGGACACGCTCAAGCGGACCTACGAGCGGTTCCCCGAGATTGGCGGACGTGCAGCGCCTTGACCCGATTCAGGACATGGCGGAGCGTTCCTCTGCGTATGACGTGCCGGCCCATCCGCCCGCTGAACGCCCACGAGGAACTGGCCGCCGCCACGCCGGACGAGCTCCAGCCGGACCTGGAGCGGCTGCTGCACCACCTTCCGCCGCTCGTCTGACAGCGTGGCTCAGTGGGGCTGAACTGGAGGGGGGAACACCTCCCCGCCGCGTCCTCTCGACCCCCCTCAGGGCCAGCGGAACACAACGTGCCCCACTCCCCGATTGCGCGCCTTCACCTTGCCATCCTTGAACTCAGCGACTGCCCCCTCAACGACGAAGCAAATTGGATAATCGGCCTGCCCCGGCAGTCTCACGCGGTCATACCGCACGACGAGCGCGGGCCCATCCGCACGCCCCATCTTGTCGGAGAGATAGTACGCCTTGCCGTAGAAGCGTGTTCCAGCAGGGGCGACCGCCTCCTGCCGGTCATCTCCGACGCCTGTCGGGGCCACTCCCACCACTTCCGAGCCAGCGGTGAACCACACATTCGCATCCCCCTTCTGGCGGTCGTCGAGTTGGATGAGGAAGGTCTGGTTCCACTGCCAATGGAGCTGCTTCTCCATTGCTTCTTTCGCCCCGTCCGGGCAGCTGAAGGACTCGGGCCGGATTTGAGCTCCCGGACAACCCGCCGCCAGCGCCGCGACGAGCGACAACGACGCGCACTCCATGGCGGCGATGGCCTTCTTCGGCATGCGGGGGGGGTGTCCTTGGGTTGGGACTTCGGGGGCGCGGGTCTTCAAGGCGGATCCTTCCTTCGGAGCAACGGCGATTGACGGCCCCGGGGCGGTCACGCGTGAGGGGCTGGGGATGGACATAGCAGGAGGGATTGTCTCGGACGGTGCGGAGTGGAGAGTGACGGGAGGGCGCGGGCCCGCGGCGACGTGAGGCCCGGCAGAACCCCCGGCGAAATTCCAGACGAGCGCGGCGAGGACAATCGCGACGATGCCGGCGAGGAGCGCACGCCATTGGCCCTGGCCTGGGTTGCGCTCAGCCCGGGCGACGTGCCGCTTGAGCGATGGGAGAGGGGTGGGCCTCGCCGGCGTCTCCGGGCGCGGCCCGCCATGGCGCTGCTCCGATGGCGGATGGACTGGCACGTCGTAGTCGGAGGAAGGGGCGGCTCGGAGCTCGGCCAGTTCACGGCGCAGCGCCTCGGTGTCGACCGGACGCTTCCTGGGGTCTCGGGCCAGGATGCTCTCAACGAGGTCGCTCAGTTCCTCGGGGACTCGCGCATTCGCCAGGCGGGGCGACGGTGGAGGCATGGCCGCATTGTTCAAGTCGAAGCGCGGACGGAACTCCGTGGGTCGCGGGTCCGTCAGCAGCTCATGGAGCATGACGCCGACCGCGAAGATTTCGTCGGCGACCTGGAAGGCGTAGCGGGCCCGCCGCTCGTCCTTGTGTTCGCGCAGGAACTTGAACTGCTCGGGCGCGCGGTAGCGGTCTGTGCCCGGAGGGAGGCCCCCGTCCGTCAGGTCTTCCGCGAGGGTGTAGGTCGCGCAGCTGAAATCGATGAGGACAGGCTCGCCGTCGTTCTGGCGGATGAGCACGTTGGACAGCTTCAGGTCCCGATGCAGGATGCCCCGGCCGTGCATGTATGCCAGCGCACCGGTGAGCTTCTCGAAGACGCCGAGGACTTCGCGGACCGTCGGGTGCTTGCGTTCGGCCCACTCCGCGAGCGTCCAGCCCTCCACGTAGTCGAGCGCGAGGTACAGGTTGCCGCTCTCCGCGACGCCATGCCCTTGCGGCCGGACGATGTTCGGATGGTCCAGCATGAGCAGCGCCGTCAACTCCCGCAGCGTCCGCGCATGGGTCTGCTTGAGGTCGCCGCTGGACTCCCGGTGCTGGGCCACCTTGATGGCGCGTTGCCTGCCGTTCTTTTCGCCCAGGAAGACGAACGCGAAGCCTCCGTCTCCGAGTTCCTTGGCCACCTGCCATCCATCAATGAACGAACCCGGAGGCAGCTTGATCATTGCCGCGTTCATCGGGCATCCCCTGCGGCGGGCCGCGGAAAGCGCACGCCCGGAATCGTGAGTCGACGTCCCTCCTCCCCGAGCACCTCCAGGGTGAAGACAAGGTTTGCGTCCGTGGCTGTCACTTCCACGGCCGCCAGGAAGTGCCTGGCCTCCCCAGGCGGAATCGGTCCCGGCTTCATTGCGACGAGCCGCGCTCGCAGGGGCGTACCGCTCATCCCTACGAATGTCGCCTCTCGGGGTGTCCATGCGGGCTGCTCAAGGCTGTTCGAGATCGTCACGTCCGCCAGAATCCATGTCGTGCCTCGAAAGGCCACGAGCGATTCAAAGGAAAGACCCTGCATCGCCTCCAGCGAGCCCTTTCTTCTGGACGTTGAGATGCCCTTGTCGTCCAGGTAGCCGAGCCGCACGAAGTCTTCCGGCTTCGGCGCCGGGGCTTGCGCGGTGGGTTGGCAGGGTTCGTTCGGTGGCGCCGGACGCTGAACGTCGATCCGCGAGTCCACTTCGGCAGGGTCGGTGACGAGCCTGAAGGCGGCCCGGGCGGGTGCTCGGCCATCTTCGAAGAAGACGCCGAGTTCCTGACGCTCGCCATCGCCAAGGTTGGCCACGGGCTGGATGATGACGGAGCGCTCGCCGGTATCCAGGACGCGGATCCGTGACTCGTCGAAGGTCAGGGTCTTCTTCTGGATCGGCGAGGGAAAGAACAGCAGTGTCATGGTGTCCCGCGCAACGCGGACGACGGGCAGCGGCTCCGCGGGCGTGCTGGCGAGGGGCACGGAGCGCTGACGCTCAACGCGCGTCCTCTCGGTCGGCTGGGCCTGCGCGGATGTTCCCCACGCGAGCGTAAGCGCCAGGGGAAGAGCCAATCTCAAGGGTTGGAGCAATGGTGCGTGACCTCCCGGATGGGCACGTTACCATCGCGATTGCTCACGCAGCTGGGCTCTTTCCAGCAGCTGAAACCGCGTTCCAAGCCCTTGAGAGCCAGGCGCCACTCAGTGCTGCGAGCGCGGGTGCAGCGCCTGCACCTGGCGCACCTGCTGGCGGCTGTTGAGCGGCAGGGCCGGCAGCGTGAGCTGATCCAACTCCCGCGGACCGATGACCTGCACCACGTCCTTGCGGAAGAGCAGGTCCAGCGTCCAGCCCATGGCCACGCGCACCTTCGTCTCCAGCCTGGGCAGCTTGAACAGGTAGATGGTGCGCCAGAGCACCCACGCGAAGGTGCCGGAGAACTTCAGCCCCAGGATGCGCGCCACGCCCGAGCGCTGGCCAATCGTGGCCAGCTGCCCCAGCATCTTGTAGCGGAACACCTTCCCCGGCCGGCCCTTCAGCGCCGCGCACACGTTGCGCGCCACCGCCACGCCCTGGCGGAGCGCGTGCTGCGCGGTGGGAGGACAGGGCTTGCCTCCGTTGGTGATGTCCGGCACCGACGCGCAGTCGCCCAGCGCCCACACGCCCGGGAAGCCGGGCACCTCCATGCGCTCGTTCACCTTGAGCCGCCCGCGCTCCTTCTCGCACGGCAGCGTCGACAGCAGGGACGGCGGCGTGACGCCCGCGGTCCACACCACCGTCTTGGTGGGCACCACCGTGCCGTCCGGCAGCTCCACGCCCGCCGCCGTCACGTCCTTCACGTGGACGCCGGTGCGCACCTCGATGCCGTGCTCGATGAGCTTCTTGCGCGTGTACGCGCCCAGGTCCTCGCCCAGCTCCGGCAGCACCTCCTTGCCGCCGTGCACCAGCATCACGCGCACGTTGGCGTGCTGGATGTTGGGATAGAAGGGCAGGGCGCCATGGATGAAGTCGTTGATGGCGCCCGCCGTCTCCACGCCGGCGAAGCCGCCGCCCACCACCACGAAGGTGACGATGGCGTTGCGCGCGCCCGTGGTGACGCAGTCCGTGTCCGCCTCCTCCAGCCGGTCCACCAGGCAGTTGCGCAGGAGCATCGCGTCGCCCAGCGTCTTCATGGTCAGCGTGTAGTCGCGTGGGCCCGGCTTGCCGAAGAAGTTCGTCTCCGAGCCCATGGCCATCACCATGTAGTCGTACTCCAGCGTGTGGCTGTGGCCGTCCAGCCCGCCGTGCGCCACCGTGACCCGCTTCGACTCCAGGTCCAGCCCGCTGACGTCGCCCTCCACGAACGTCAGGCGCGGCAACAGCTTGCGCAGCGAGATGACGATGGCGGTCGCGTTCAGGTCGCTCGCCGCCACCTCGTGGAGCATGGGCGTGAAGAGGAAGAAGTTGTCACGGCTGACGAGCGTCACCTCCACGTCGTCCCGCTTCCCCAGCTGCCGCTCCAGGTGCAGCGCCGCGTACATGCCGGCGAAGCCGCCTCCCAGGATGAGCACCCGCTTGCGCGACGGCGGCGCGTCCACGCAGAGCCCTTCCGACTTCTGGTCCGCCCCCATGCCCGCCTCCTCACGGCGCGAAGAACACTTGCCCTCAATCTCGGGGCGCTCCTCCGCATCCGCATCCCGGGCCGGCGGGGGCCTGTCCGCCCGCTCGCCTCAGGGGTGGTTCGGGTGCATCCGGTGCCGCCAGGTCGTGCGCTGGGATGTGTAGCGGGGGTTCTCGAAGAGCTTGATCAGCACCATGCCCGCCACGAACCCGCCGATGTGCGCCCACACGGCGACGCCGCCGGACACCTCCGGCCTCAGCGTCATCAACTGCGGCAGGCCGGTGATGACCTGGAGCACGAACCACCACACCAGCACGGCCCACGCGGGGATGGGGAAGACGCGGATGAGGATGAAGATGATGAACAGCATGTTCACGCGCACGCGCGGGTAGAGCACCAGGTACGCGCCCAGCACCCCCGCGATGGCGCCGGACGCGCCCACCGTGGGCACCGGCGACGTGGGGTCCACCGCCACGTGCGCCGCCGCCGCCACCAGCCCGCACACCAGGTAGAAGACGAGGAAGCGCAGGCGCCCCATGCTGTCCTCGATGTTGTTTCCGAAGACCCAGAAGAACAGCACGTTGCCCAGGATGTGCCCCCAACTGCCGTGCAGGAACATGGACGTGAGCGGCGTGAGGCGGTTGATGGCCTCGTTGTCCACCACGCACGCGAGCCCGTCCCCCAGCGGCACCGCCTGCCCCAGCGGCGCGCGGCCGGTGAGCTCCCCGGGCACCAGGCCCAGCTCGCAGATGCTGGTGGCCAGCCGCACCATGTTGAAGCCCGCGCCCTGGAAGAACACCCAGGTGAGGCCGATGGCCGCGAGCAGGAGGTACGTCATCACTGGGGTGCGCAGGGTCGGGTTGTCGTCGCTGATGGGAATCATGTCCGCCCACCAGCATGACCCCGCCACCGGCCCCCCGGACGGCCTCGTGCTCACGGATGTGCGGCGCCGGACGCATCACCGGAAGGCGGCCGGGCTCTATGCCAAATGAAGGTTGCCTGATGGAGGTGACCCTCTCCCGGAAGGGCCCGGACTTGGCTTCCAGGCCCGCCCCGGGCGAAATTCCGCAACCGCCTTCTCTTTCATGGAGTCCGGAGCAATGAATCCCTCGAAATCGTCCCGCGCCTCGGCGCTGTTCGTGGTGTCCGTCCTCGCCCTCGCCTTCAGCAGCGGCTGCGCCGCGCGCCGCCAGCAGTCGTACCTGGAGGACAAGGCCATGGGGCACGTCTACCGCAAGCCCATCGCGGAGGTGTGGCCGGAGGCCCTGGCCCTGATCAAGGAGAAGGGCTTCTCCGTGACGAACACCCAGACCGGCTTCGAGACCACGACGGAGTGGCTGATGACCAGCGCGCCCTCCTCGCTGGGCACCTCCTACGCGCGCTACCTGATTCGCGGCTTCGAGCGCGGGCCCGGCCAGTGCGCCGTGGAGTTCCGCCGCCAGGACCGCTCCGAGTCCCGGGCCGCCGACAGCACCGACGGCCGCGCCAAGGAGACGGGGGAGTCCTCGGTGGGCGCGGGCGCCTCCCAGATGCGGCGCGACTCCGAGCTGGAGTGGGAGCTGCTCCAGAAGGTGGACCCGGACGCCGCCTCCGCCCTCAAGGCCGAGGCGAAGAAGATCGAGTAGTCACGCCGTTCCAGGCTGCCGCCGCGTCAGTCGCGCAGCGGCAGCTCCACGGTGAGGCCATCGAAGGCCACCTCCACCGGCCCCTTGAACGCCTCACGCGCCTGCGTGAGCAGCCGTCCGGGGTCGGTGTCGTGGCGGCTGGACAGGTGGGTGAGGATGAGCCGCTTCGCCCCCGCGTCCCGCGCCACCTGCGCCGCCTCCCGCGCGGTGGAGTGCCGCGTCTCCAGCGCGCGCGCCTGCTCGTCGTCGGAGAAGGTGGACTCGTGCACCAGCAGGTCCGCGTCCTTCGCCGCCTGCACCAGCGACGGGCACGGCCGCGTGTCTCCGGAAATCACCAGCCGCCGCCCGGACCGGGACTCGCCCAGCACGTCCTCCGGCTTCACCACGCGCCCGTCCGGCAGCGTGACGGACTCACCCTTCTGCAGCTTGCCGAAGGACGGCCCCTCCGGCACGCCCAGCTCCCGCGCCTTCTCCAGGTGGAACCGCCCCGGACGGCTGTCCTCCGCCAGCACGTAGCCCAGCGCGTGGATGCGGTGGTCCACGCCCACCGCCTGCACGGTGTAGCCATTGCGGCGCACCGTGTCCCCGTCCTTCAGTTCGTGGATTTCGATCGGGAAGGCCAGCGACTCCAGCCCCAGGTGCACGGCCTGATGCAAGAGCCGCCGCGCCGGAGGAGGCCCATACAGGTGCATGGGCGCGGTGCGGCCCATCATCCCCAGCGTGCGCAGGAACCCGATGATTCCCAGGTAGTGGTCGGCGTGGAAGTGCGTGAAGAACGCCGCGTCCACGGTGAAGCCCGTGCCGAAGCGCACCATCTGCCGCTGGGTGCCCTCGCCACAGTCGAACAGGAGCAGGTCCGCGTGCGCCTTCACCGCCAGGCCGGAGAGGCCGCGATGCAGCGTGGGCTGCGCGGCGGAGGTGCCGAGGAAGGTGAGCCTCAGTAGGGACATGCCAGCGCTTCCCACGTCGAGAGTGGCCTCCTCGCACGCGCGGAGTCTGCCTGCGCGCGCGCGTTCCCGGGGCATTTACCAGGGTGCGAGGGGGCGTGCTATGCAGCCGGCCCTTTCGGACCCGCCCCCATGCCTGATTCCCTGACGGTCGGCCCCACGGCCGACCCCCGCCGAGTGAAAGCCCAGGACGGCCGCCTGCTCACCGTCCCTGACGGCTGGGCCCTCCTCCCCCCCGGCGACGCCGGCCTCACCCGCCGCGTGAAGGCCGCCGGCCCCTCCTGGACCGTGGTGGAGAAGGTGGGCCGCAAGCTCTTCTCCCGGGGCGTGTGGGCGCCGGAGGCCCACATCGTCCACGCCAAGGCCGCCCTGGAGGACGAGCGCGCCACCCCCGCCTACGCGAAGAAGCTGGCCCAGGGCCGCGAGCGCCGCGCGAAGGAGCAGGCCGAGTACGAGGTCGACTTCGCCAACGCCGTCCTGCGCTTCCTCGCCTTCAGCCCCGCGTGGCTCCCCCACGCCAAGCGCCTGGCCGTGATGGTCGCAGGCCACGCCACCCCCGTGGGCAGCGGCACCGTGGCCCGCACGGAGCGCATCCCCATTGAAAGGCGCGCGGAGGCCGCCGTCATCGCCTGGATGCGCCACCAGACCACCAGCTACGACGACATGCGCATCGCCCGCGTGAAGGGCGCCCGCCGCGAGGTGCGCCGCGAACTGGCGGAGGTGTCCCGCGCCATCCTGGACCTGCACCGCCGGGACGCCCCCCACGCCCCGCCCGGGTGTCCGCTCTGCTCCGCCCTCCTGCGCCCTCCGCCGACACGCCCCTCGGATTCCTGACCCGGCGTTCAGCAACGACTGTTTTATTTCTGACCGGCGGGTTAGGAATGCGTCCGCCATGCCCCGCCACGCCGACCCCAAAGCCCGCAGCGCGCTCATCGCGTCCGCGCGGGTGGAGTTCGCGAAGCGGGGCGTGAAGGGCGCGCGCATCAGCGACATCACCGCCGCCAGCGGCCTGTCCAAGGGCGCCTTCTACCTGCACTTCCCCTCGAAGGAGGCCCTCTTCGCGGCGCTGGTGGAGGGCTTCCTGGAGGCGCTGGAGGTGCTGGCCACGAAGCGCATGTCCTGCATGGAGCGCTTCCGCGCGGACCACGGCGGGCTGCCGGGCCCCGGGGACGTGGCCGCGCGCTCGGAGCGCTATGTCGACTTCCTGCGCGTGGAGGCCGCGCTGGACGTGGAGATGCTGGAGCTCATGTGGGAGCAGCGGGAGCTGGTCACCGCGCTCATCGTGGGCAGCCAGGGCACCGCCTTCGAGTCCGTCATGTGGGACGTGGTGGACCGCGAGGTGGAGCGCATCGCCCGGGAGTTCCACCACCTGCGCGGCCAGCAGCCGGACACCCCGGACGTGGACCCCAGCCTCTTCGGCTCCTTCGTCGTGGGCACCTACCTGCTCTTGGCCCGGCGCATGGGCCGGCTGACGCAGAAGCCGGACCTGGCCGCCTGGGCCGTGGGCCTCCAGCGTCTGATGCACGAAGGCTCGCTGCCCCGCGAGGCCGTGCCCGCGACGCCCGCCGCCGTCGCGCGTCCCTCTTCACCGCCTTCCACGCGCCGGTGCCACGCCCGCGCGGACCACCCGCACCGCCCGCCAAGGAAACGCCCGTGAAACCGTCCACGAAGCCCTCCGCCTCCCGCGCCCTCACCGCCCTGGGGATGGCCGCCGCGCTCTCGCTCTCCGGTTGCGACAAGGCGGATGCCGCGTCCTCGGCGCCCGCCGCGGCCGCGGGCCAGGAGAAGCCGGCGCCGGCCGTGAAGGTCGTCTCCGCGCGCGGCGTGCAGGCCTCGCAGTCGGAGGAGGTGACGGGCACGCTGTACCCCGCCCAGGGCCTCCAGGTCGGCTTCGAGGTGGGCGGCCGCCTGGAGGCGGTGCGCATCCACAAGGGCCAGGCCGTGAAGAAGGGCGACACGCTCGCCCAGCTCAACTCCGAAATCGCGGACGCGCAGGTGGCCGGCGCGGAGGCCGCCGTCGCCGCCGCGGAGGCCGCCGCCTCCATGGCGAAGGACGCGGCCGAGCGCACGGAAAAGCTCAGCACCGGCGGTGGCGTCAGCGACCAGCAGCACAAGAACGCCGTGGCCGCCGCCGCGCAGGCCCAGGCGCAGGTGATGGCCGCGAAGGCGCAGCTGGCGCAGGCCCGCGCGTCGCGCCGCCGGCACGACCTGAAGGCGCCCTTCGCGGGCACGCTGATCGAGTCCCCGGACCAGACGGGCGCCACGGTGGGGCCGGGCTCGCCCCTGTTCACGCTGGAGCAGCTGGACACGCTCATCTTCCGCACCACCGTGGCGGAAGGGGCGCGCGCGCTGCTCAAGCCCGGCACGAAGGTGCGCGTGGCGGCGCTGGGCAACGGCGCGTCCACCGACGAGGCCGTGGTGCGCACCATCCTGCCCTCCGCGGACCCCACCACCCGCCGCATCCCGGTGGAGATCGCCGTGCCCAACGCGGACGGCCGCTTCGTGGCCCACACCCTGGCGCGCGCCATGCTGAAGCTGGGCGAGACGCAGGAAGCGCAGCTGCTGCCCACGACGGCGCTGTCCTCCTCCAACGGGGACCACGTCCTCGTCGTCAGCGACGGCGCCCTCCAGCGCGTGGACGTGCAGGTGTTGGAGCGCCGCGACCGCGAGGTGGTGGTGCGCGCCGCCGCCGTCCTCCAGCAGGTGGTGGACTACCCCACGCCCTCGCTGACCCCCGGCACCCGCGTCTCCGTGAAGTAGCCGCAAGCCGCCCCTTTTCGCCGAGTGCGTGAGCTCTTCCCATGATTCTCAGTGACGTTTCCATCCGGCGGCCGGTGTTCACGGCCATGGTGTCCCTGCTGCTCATCGTGCTGGGCGTGATGGGCCTCAAGCGCCTGGGCACCGACCTCTACCCGGACGTCAGCTTCCCCGTGGTCGTGGTCAACACCCTCTACAAGGGCGCGGGACCGGGCGAAATCGAGACCCAGGTCATCAAGCCCCTGGAGGACGCGGTCGCCGGCATCAGCGGCGTGGATAAAATCCACTCCTTCAGCCGTGAGAACGTGGGCACCGTGGTGGTGTCCTTCACGCTGGGCACCGCCCTGGACACCGCCGTGCAGGACGTGCGCGACAAGGTGGGCCAGGCGGTCAACAAGCTGCCCACGGACGCGGACGCGCCCATCGTCAGCCGCGTGGACCTGTCCGCCGCGCCCATCCTCACCTACGCCATCTCCGCGGACATGAAGTCCCAGGCGCTGCGCAAGCTGTTGGATGACCGCATCAAGCCCGCGCTCGCGCAGCTGGCCGGCGTGGCGGAGGTGCGCATCACCGGCGGCGACACGCGTGAAGTCCAGGTCGACATTGATTTGGACAAGGCCCGCGCGGTGGGCATCGCGCCGTCGCAGGTGTCCCAGCGCATCGCCATGGAGAACCTCAACCTGCCCGCGGGCCGTCTGCAGTTGGGGCCCAACGAGCTGACCGTGCGCGCCATGGGCGAGTTCCGCACCGTGGAGGAGTTGAAGAAGCTGCCCATCGCCCGCAGCACCACCGGCGCGCAGGTGCGCCTGGAGGAGGTCGCCACCGTCACGGACGGCGTCGCCGAGCGCCGCACCACCGCGCGCCTCAACGCCCGCGACGCCGTGGTGCTGGAGATCGTGAAGCAGCCGGGCTCCAACACCGTGAGCGTCAGCGACGCGGTGAAGAAGACGCTCGCGGACATGACGCCGGTGGTGGGGCAGGGCTTCCAGGCCACGCTGCTCATCGACCAGTCGGACCTCATCCGCGCCAACACCCACGAGGTGTGGATCGCCCTCATCTTCGGCGGCCTGATGGCGGTCCTCATCATCCTGATGTTCCTCTTGGACCCGCGCGGCACGTTCATCTCCGCGCTCGCGCTGCCTACGTCCGTCATCGGCACGTTCTTCGTGATGTATGTGTTGGGTTACTCGCTCAACCAGATGACGCTCCTGTCACTGTCGTTGGCCATCGGTCTGCTCATCGACGACGCGGTGGTGGTGCGTGAGGCCATCACCCACCGGCTGGAGCAGGGCGAGGACCCGATGAGCGCCGCGTACCACGGCACCAAGGACGTGGGTCTGGCGGTGCTCGCGACGACGCTGGCCCTGGTGGCGGTGTTCATCCCCGTGGCCTTCATGCCCGGCATCGTGGGCCAGTTCTTCAAGCAGTTCGGCATCACCATCTCCGTGGCGGTGCTCATCTCGCTGTTCATCTCCTTCACGCTGGACCCCATGCTGTCCGCGCGCTTCGCCAAGGCGCACACGCCGGGGGCGCAGCGGAACGAACCCGCCGTCTTCCGCGCGCTGCGCCGCTTCCTGGAGGCCACGGAGTCCACCTACGCCCGCATCCTGGGCTGGGTGCTGCGCCACAAGTGGACCACCGCCGGCCTCACCGTGCTGGCGCTGTTCCTGTCCTTCGGCGCCGCCAGCCGCCTGGGCGTGGAGTTCATGAGCGCGGAGGACCGCTCGCAGCTCATCGTCGAGCTGCAACTGCCGGACTCCTCCAGCCTGGCTCAAACGACGGAGCGCGCCGCGGAGGCGGAGGTGCTGCTCAAGAAGATTCCGGAGGTCACGGACATCTACACGACCGTCGGTCCCAACGGAGACGTCTACAAGGCGCGCCTGCGCGTGCTCACCGTGGGCAAGGACCAGCGCACGAAGAGCATCCCCGTCATCAAGGAGGAGGCCCGCGCGCTGCTGGTGCCCAACCTGGTCTCCACCGCCATCACCCTGTCGGACCCGCCGTCCATCGAAGGCCTGGGGGACTGGTTCCCCATCATGGTGCGCGTGGTGGGCCCGGACCTGAAGCGCGTCAACGAGGAGGCCGAGCGCGTGGCCAGCATCCTGCGCACCTTGGGCACCTCCGACGTGCGCGTGGACTCCAACCCGGCCAAGCCGGAGCTGCAGATTCAAATCGACCGCGCGCGCGCCGCGGACATGGACCTGTCCGCCGGGGCGCTCGCCTCGCAGCTGCGGCTGGCCATCGACGGTGACGTGACGGCCAAGCTGCGCGAGGGCACGGACGAGACGGACATCCGCGTGCGCCTGCGCGAGGAGGACCGCGCCACGCCGGAGCGCGTGCGCCAGTTGATGATCTCCACGCCCAAGGGCCTGCACCAGGTGACGGACGTGGCGGAGGTGTCGCTCAAGGACGGCCCCAGCGTCATCGAGCACGAGAACCGCGAGCGCCAGGTGGCCGTCGTGTCCCAGCTGGCCAAGGGCGCCGCGCTGGGTGACGTGGCCACGAAGTTGAAGGCCGCCATCGCGGAGAAGCCGCTGCCGCCCGGCTACGCCATCGTCTACG
The sequence above is drawn from the Corallococcus sp. NCRR genome and encodes:
- a CDS encoding DUF6310 domain-containing protein — encoded protein: MGLGFCVLAAPEIAVGAVIALGVVVVGVAIKEAIDAYEFRHASPEEAGASRGTKVASRETEAQRKPRLKPEPGGQDWQPPVPPVPVGRTGRASCEPVPVPHAGEDDPHNECADKFPPNRYPGMDVLVGGVRFDALQVGVRKLWEIKTHRFDTYPGFIRRREIERELEQIQKERAAAAACGYDFVIGVSTQEHKDALIEVDFSLDVVVTGCER
- a CDS encoding DUF5953 family protein, with the protein product MTRRKALSLIVYAPPLVSRDGRTLAVVHGMEKALPGLRLEWEVGKGVRPTVLSQRDAWLAERTQDGRFPLLCNGDARYPVTVNGRGRPGLLSPGGQSLSEVHAELPLDEAVLAAAAALLEGMSEGACSFWGHASPYGYGSEVAPQFRRSPHGPELAPRGLPMISLPEKLTAPEIPWFLGWLNYWSAAAARAIGFPEPTRDAELLSRARRTASGGWIVQLTDAPLDLDNPAHLDTLKRTYERFPEIGGRAAP
- a CDS encoding serine/threonine protein kinase, which encodes MNAAMIKLPPGSFIDGWQVAKELGDGGFAFVFLGEKNGRQRAIKVAQHRESSGDLKQTHARTLRELTALLMLDHPNIVRPQGHGVAESGNLYLALDYVEGWTLAEWAERKHPTVREVLGVFEKLTGALAYMHGRGILHRDLKLSNVLIRQNDGEPVLIDFSCATYTLAEDLTDGGLPPGTDRYRAPEQFKFLREHKDERRARYAFQVADEIFAVGVMLHELLTDPRPTEFRPRFDLNNAAMPPPSPRLANARVPEELSDLVESILARDPRKRPVDTEALRRELAELRAAPSSDYDVPVHPPSEQRHGGPRPETPARPTPLPSLKRHVARAERNPGQGQWRALLAGIVAIVLAALVWNFAGGSAGPHVAAGPRPPVTLHSAPSETIPPAMSIPSPSRVTAPGPSIAVAPKEGSALKTRAPEVPTQGHPPRMPKKAIAAMECASLSLVAALAAGCPGAQIRPESFSCPDGAKEAMEKQLHWQWNQTFLIQLDDRQKGDANVWFTAGSEVVGVAPTGVGDDRQEAVAPAGTRFYGKAYYLSDKMGRADGPALVVRYDRVRLPGQADYPICFVVEGAVAEFKDGKVKARNRGVGHVVFRWP
- a CDS encoding DUF2381 family protein gives rise to the protein MLQPLRLALPLALTLAWGTSAQAQPTERTRVERQRSVPLASTPAEPLPVVRVARDTMTLLFFPSPIQKKTLTFDESRIRVLDTGERSVIIQPVANLGDGERQELGVFFEDGRAPARAAFRLVTDPAEVDSRIDVQRPAPPNEPCQPTAQAPAPKPEDFVRLGYLDDKGISTSRRKGSLEAMQGLSFESLVAFRGTTWILADVTISNSLEQPAWTPREATFVGMSGTPLRARLVAMKPGPIPPGEARHFLAAVEVTATDANLVFTLEVLGEEGRRLTIPGVRFPRPAAGDAR
- a CDS encoding NAD(P)/FAD-dependent oxidoreductase, with the protein product MGADQKSEGLCVDAPPSRKRVLILGGGFAGMYAALHLERQLGKRDDVEVTLVSRDNFFLFTPMLHEVAASDLNATAIVISLRKLLPRLTFVEGDVSGLDLESKRVTVAHGGLDGHSHTLEYDYMVMAMGSETNFFGKPGPRDYTLTMKTLGDAMLLRNCLVDRLEEADTDCVTTGARNAIVTFVVVGGGFAGVETAGAINDFIHGALPFYPNIQHANVRVMLVHGGKEVLPELGEDLGAYTRKKLIEHGIEVRTGVHVKDVTAAGVELPDGTVVPTKTVVWTAGVTPPSLLSTLPCEKERGRLKVNERMEVPGFPGVWALGDCASVPDITNGGKPCPPTAQHALRQGVAVARNVCAALKGRPGKVFRYKMLGQLATIGQRSGVARILGLKFSGTFAWVLWRTIYLFKLPRLETKVRVAMGWTLDLLFRKDVVQVIGPRELDQLTLPALPLNSRQQVRQVQALHPRSQH